A part of Biomphalaria glabrata chromosome 3, xgBioGlab47.1, whole genome shotgun sequence genomic DNA contains:
- the LOC106067516 gene encoding serine/threonine/tyrosine-interacting protein-like produces the protein MDSNANKEITLGSDEDECNVTESTDFPFWLYPMRRDMQEIIPGLFLGPYASAMKSKLEDLLKAGITHIICIRQSIEAKFIRPNFPQHFQYLVLEVADCPTENIIKHFKPTKEFIDDCLDNRGRVLVHGNGGISRSAAIVIAYVMVKGTMSYREAFAYVRNKRFCISLNEGFSQQLLEYEHIYRAELLFACQTSAQSGKRKRFDLEMDSEQTFPK, from the exons ATGGACAGCAATGcaaataaagaaataacattAGGGTCTGACGAAGATGAATGTAACGTCACAGAATCAACTGATTTCccg TTCTGGCTATATCCCATGAGGAGAGACATGCAG gagATCATTCCAGGATTGTTCTTAGGACCCTATGCCTCAGCCATGAAAtctaaa CTTGAAGACTTGCTGAAGGCAGGTATCACTCATATCATCTGTATCAGGCAGTCCATAGAAGCAAAGTTTATCAGGCCAAATTTTCCTCAACATTTCCA ATATCTTGTCCTTGAAGTGGCTGACTGCCCCACAGAAAATATTATCAAGCATTTTAAACCG acaaAAGAATTTATTGATGATTGTCTGGACAATAGAGGAAGAGTTTTGGTTCATGGCAATGGAGGAATTTCCCGAAG TGCTGCTATTGTCATTGCTTACGTGATGGTGAAAGGCACAATGTCTTACAG agaAGCATTTGCCTATGTACGTAACAAAAGATTCTGTATAAGTTTAAATGAAGGATTTTCACAGCAGCTACTT GAATATGAGCATATCTACAGAGCAGAGTTGCTTTTTGCTTGTCAAACATCAGCACAATCAG gaaaaaggaaaagatttgaTTTAGAAATGGATTCTGAGCAAACTTTCCCCAAATGA